In Penaeus monodon isolate SGIC_2016 chromosome 41, NSTDA_Pmon_1, whole genome shotgun sequence, a single genomic region encodes these proteins:
- the LOC119598493 gene encoding mucin-7-like, with protein sequence MGRSFNKFRATKPRPTCSSHHGRVWAGRKSLSSKGVFLTRGGEHEGAAGGPVGAGLASAAPSSTTGAPEHDRHPRARPAPPSTTGAPEHDRRRLARPAPPSTTGAPRARPAPSSTTGTTSTTGAPEHDRRPRTRPSSTGAPEHDRTTALPQTTTEHERGGHPEHDRARPAPPRTTGAPEHDRRPRARPSTTGAPEHDRARPAPPSTTGAPEHDRRPRARPSTTGAPEHDRARPAPPRTTGAPEHDRRPRARPSTTGAPEHDRARPAPHARGDRRGKDAASLATDQRMKMIV encoded by the exons atgggcag ATCCTTCAATAAATTCCGAGCGACTAAGCCAAGACCAACATGTTCTTCTCATCACGGGCGTGTGTGGGCGGGGAGAAAGTCACTCTCGTCGAAGGGCGTGTTTCTTACTCGTGGCGGAGAGCACGAAGGCGCCGCCGGTGGCCCTGTAGGCGCTGGGCTAGCGAGCGCGGCGCCCTCGAGCACGACCGGCGCCCCCGAGCACGACCGGCACCCCCGAGCACGACCGGCGCCCCCGAGCACGACCGGCGCCCCCGAGCATGACCGGCGCCGACTAGCACGACCGGCGCCCCCGAGCACGACCGGCGCCCCCCGAGCACGACCGGCGCCCTCGAGCACGACCGGCACGACGAGCACGACCGGCGCCCCCGAGCACGACCGGCGCCCCCGAACACGACCGAGCTCGACCGGCGCCCCCGAGCACGACCG CACGACCGCGCTCCCGCAAACCACGACCGAGCACGAGCGGGGGGGGCACCCCGAGCACGACCGAGCACGACCGGCGCCCCCGCGCACGACCGGCGCCCCCGAGCACGACCGGCGCCCCCGAGCACGACCGAGCACGACCGGCGCCCCCGAGCACGACCGAGCACGACCGGCGCCCCCGAGCACGACCGGCGCCCCCGAGCACGACCGGCGCCCCCGAGCACGACCGAGCACGACTGGCGCCCCCGAGCACGACCGAGCACGACCGGCGCCCCCGCGCACGACCGGCGCCCCCGAGCACGACCGGCGCCCCCGAGCACGACCGAGCACGACCGGCGCCCCCGAGCACGACCGAGCACGACCGGCGCCCCACGCTCGAGGAGATCGTCGAGGCAAGGATGCTGCGTCTCTTGCCACTGACCAACGGATGAAGATGATAGTataa